From a region of the Thermomonas sp. HDW16 genome:
- the nrdR gene encoding transcriptional regulator NrdR, whose product MHCLFCQHADTRVIDSRVSEDGATIRRRRECEACGERFSTLETIELKLPAIIKSDGRREGFDARKLRAGFDRALQKRPVSEEDIEAAVRAVVHQLRMTTERELDSRRVGEFVMAELRKLDHVGYVRFASVYRSFEDVADFREELDRLERDLPGEGQLSLLGGEVVSIDKNKKK is encoded by the coding sequence GTGCACTGCCTGTTCTGCCAGCATGCCGACACCCGCGTGATCGACTCGCGCGTCAGCGAAGACGGCGCGACGATCCGTCGCCGCCGCGAATGCGAGGCCTGTGGCGAACGCTTCAGCACGCTGGAAACCATCGAGCTGAAGCTGCCGGCGATCATCAAGTCGGATGGCCGCCGCGAGGGCTTCGACGCGCGCAAGCTGCGGGCCGGCTTCGACCGTGCGCTGCAGAAACGGCCGGTGTCGGAGGAGGACATCGAAGCGGCGGTGCGTGCCGTGGTGCACCAGCTGCGGATGACCACGGAGCGCGAACTGGATTCGCGCCGCGTCGGCGAATTCGTGATGGCGGAACTGCGCAAGCTCGACCACGTCGGCTACGTACGCTTCGCCTCGGTGTATCGCAGCTTCGAGGACGTCGCCGATTTCCGCGAGGAACTCGATCGCCTTGAACGCGACCTGCCGGGCGAAGGCCAGCTGTCGCTGCTCGGCGGCGAGGTCGTTTCCATCGACAAGAACAAGAAGAAATGA
- the ribD gene encoding bifunctional diaminohydroxyphosphoribosylaminopyrimidine deaminase/5-amino-6-(5-phosphoribosylamino)uracil reductase RibD yields the protein MSFSSTDHMMMARALRLAERAAFTTRPNPMVGCVIAHGDEVVGEGWHQRKGGPHAEVFALQAAGERAKGATAYVTLEPCAHTGSTGPCADALIAAGVSRVVGAMRDPFPQVDGAGFEKLRAAGIVVESGLMEAQARELNRGFLSRVERGRPWLRVKLAMSLDGRTAMASGDSKWISGEASRRDVHQWRARSGAILTGAGTVLADDPQLTVRLETDEEFMPPLRVVLDPGLATVARGRVREGDAPTLYLHAPDTKPPREMSAEHVAVPVQGGRFDLDAVLKLLASRGINEVQLEAGATLAGAFLSAGLVDELLLYIAPVLLGERARPLFDGLHIDAMTERLQLRAFDSRRIGDDHRLLLRPMVG from the coding sequence ATGAGTTTCAGCAGCACCGACCACATGATGATGGCGCGCGCGCTGCGCCTGGCCGAACGCGCGGCATTCACGACGCGGCCGAACCCGATGGTCGGTTGCGTGATCGCCCATGGCGATGAAGTCGTCGGCGAAGGCTGGCACCAGCGCAAGGGCGGCCCGCATGCGGAAGTGTTCGCGTTGCAGGCGGCCGGCGAGCGCGCGAAGGGCGCGACGGCCTACGTGACGTTGGAGCCTTGCGCGCATACCGGCAGCACCGGGCCGTGCGCGGATGCATTGATCGCCGCAGGCGTGAGCCGCGTGGTCGGCGCGATGCGCGATCCGTTCCCGCAGGTGGATGGTGCCGGTTTCGAGAAACTGCGCGCAGCCGGCATCGTCGTCGAAAGCGGATTGATGGAAGCGCAGGCGCGCGAATTGAACCGCGGCTTCCTGTCGCGCGTCGAGCGTGGCCGGCCGTGGTTGCGGGTCAAGCTGGCGATGAGCCTGGATGGCCGCACTGCGATGGCCTCCGGCGATTCCAAGTGGATCAGCGGTGAAGCCTCGCGTCGCGACGTGCACCAGTGGCGTGCGCGCAGCGGCGCGATCCTGACCGGTGCCGGTACCGTGCTTGCGGACGATCCGCAGCTGACGGTGCGCCTCGAGACCGACGAAGAATTCATGCCGCCGCTCCGCGTGGTGCTTGATCCGGGGCTGGCCACCGTCGCGCGTGGCCGCGTTCGCGAAGGCGATGCGCCCACGCTGTACCTGCACGCGCCTGACACGAAGCCGCCACGCGAGATGAGTGCCGAACACGTCGCGGTGCCAGTGCAGGGCGGCCGCTTCGACCTCGATGCCGTGCTGAAGCTGTTGGCGTCGCGCGGCATCAATGAAGTGCAGCTAGAAGCCGGGGCGACGCTGGCCGGCGCGTTCCTGTCCGCCGGACTGGTCGACGAACTGCTGCTCTACATCGCGCCGGTGCTGCTTGGTGAGCGCGCACGCCCGTTGTTCGATGGCCTGCATATCGACGCGATGACCGAACGCCTGCAACTGCGTGCGTTCGACAGCCGCCGCATCGGCGACGACCACCGCCTGCTGCTGCGCCCGATGGTGGGCTGA
- a CDS encoding putative sulfate exporter family transporter, which produces MAVLHRTQLLLPGLLLACVPALLAWLGGQAFPLLGGAVLAILLGIGLRALWTPAARYAPGIGFAGKYVLQASIILLGFSLDLGEVVKVGRDSLQVTLITLALAFATAWVLGRALRIPVKLAALVGVGTAICGGSAIAAVTPILCPDEHDTAFAMSTIFLFNLVAVLLFPPLGHLLGMDAAQFGLWAGTAINDTSSVVAAGYAYGREAGDYAVIVKLARATMIVPVCLALAAVVAWHARRRTTEGAPALRAGGIVPWFILWFVAASALRTAGLVPVALQGKLHIAAVLATVLALAAIGLSADLRRMRATGPRPILLGLGVWMAVALGSLAMQAL; this is translated from the coding sequence ATGGCTGTCCTACACCGCACCCAGCTCCTCCTGCCCGGCCTGCTGCTGGCCTGCGTGCCGGCGCTGCTGGCGTGGCTGGGCGGACAGGCCTTCCCGCTGCTGGGCGGCGCGGTGCTGGCGATCCTGCTGGGCATCGGCCTGCGCGCGTTGTGGACGCCGGCGGCGCGCTATGCGCCGGGGATCGGGTTTGCCGGGAAGTACGTGCTGCAGGCCTCGATCATCCTGCTCGGCTTCAGCCTGGACCTGGGCGAGGTGGTCAAGGTCGGCCGCGACTCGTTGCAGGTCACCCTGATCACCCTGGCGCTGGCGTTCGCCACTGCGTGGGTGCTGGGCCGTGCGCTGCGCATTCCGGTGAAGCTGGCCGCCTTGGTCGGCGTGGGCACCGCGATCTGTGGCGGCTCGGCGATTGCTGCCGTCACTCCGATCCTGTGCCCAGACGAACACGACACCGCCTTCGCGATGTCCACCATCTTCCTGTTCAACCTGGTCGCGGTGCTGCTGTTCCCGCCGCTTGGCCACCTGCTGGGCATGGATGCCGCGCAGTTCGGGCTGTGGGCCGGTACCGCGATCAACGACACCTCGTCGGTAGTCGCCGCCGGCTACGCCTATGGCCGCGAGGCCGGCGATTACGCGGTCATCGTCAAACTGGCGCGCGCCACCATGATCGTGCCGGTGTGCCTGGCGCTAGCGGCCGTGGTGGCCTGGCATGCGCGTCGCCGTACGACTGAGGGTGCGCCGGCGTTGCGTGCTGGCGGCATCGTGCCATGGTTCATCCTGTGGTTCGTCGCTGCCTCGGCACTGCGTACTGCAGGACTGGTGCCGGTCGCACTGCAGGGCAAGCTGCATATCGCCGCCGTGTTGGCGACAGTGCTGGCATTGGCGGCAATTGGCTTATCGGCGGATTTGCGGCGCATGCGCGCCACCGGCCCGCGCCCGATCCTGCTGGGGCTGGGCGTGTGGATGGCGGTGGCGCTCGGAAGCCTGGCGATGCAGGCGCTATAA
- a CDS encoding glycosyltransferase, with protein MSPAASALPIVLVPVGTDEDALDACLAALEAATPAGTRVWLADDAQAGPRGHALIQGWLKTTRLQAAHTRRASPIGEAAHLDEALRACGGADVAILSGDAQPTHGWLQQLSACLARDAAIATATPWSNAGEAASWPRIGEIVGIDEDPTRLARACAQLPARHPELPSAVGHAVLIRGSARVRAGGLDPSSYRSWYAALIDFSLRMSGLGWRNALCETAFVLRDAEGLPFDGDMDRLSVRWPAWHACLAQFLMDDPLHALRAQLGARLAGLDHGSPQQDLFVATT; from the coding sequence GTGAGCCCGGCCGCGTCCGCGCTGCCGATCGTCCTGGTGCCGGTCGGCACCGATGAAGATGCGCTCGACGCCTGCCTGGCCGCGTTGGAGGCCGCCACGCCCGCCGGTACCCGCGTGTGGCTGGCGGATGATGCGCAGGCCGGGCCGCGTGGTCATGCGCTGATCCAGGGTTGGCTGAAAACCACCCGGCTGCAGGCCGCGCATACGCGGCGCGCATCGCCTATCGGCGAAGCCGCGCATCTGGATGAAGCCTTGCGCGCCTGCGGCGGTGCGGATGTCGCAATCCTGTCCGGTGATGCGCAACCCACGCACGGCTGGCTGCAGCAACTGTCGGCCTGCCTTGCCCGCGATGCCGCCATCGCCACTGCCACGCCATGGAGCAATGCCGGCGAAGCCGCCAGCTGGCCGCGCATCGGCGAGATCGTCGGCATCGACGAAGATCCAACTCGCCTCGCTCGCGCCTGCGCGCAACTGCCGGCACGGCACCCGGAGCTGCCGTCGGCGGTCGGCCATGCGGTGCTGATCCGCGGCAGTGCGCGCGTGCGTGCGGGCGGGCTGGATCCGTCCAGTTATCGTTCCTGGTACGCGGCGCTGATCGATTTTTCCCTGCGCATGTCCGGGCTTGGTTGGCGCAATGCCTTGTGCGAAACCGCCTTCGTCCTGCGCGATGCCGAAGGCTTGCCGTTCGATGGCGACATGGATCGGCTGTCCGTGCGCTGGCCGGCCTGGCATGCGTGCCTGGCGCAATTCCTGATGGACGATCCGCTGCATGCATTGCGCGCGCAACTCGGCGCGCGGCTGGCCGGGCTCGACCATGGCTCGCCGCAGCAGGATCTGTTCGTGGCAACGACATGA
- the glyA gene encoding serine hydroxymethyltransferase has protein sequence MFSRTDTIAAFDPELAQAIAGENKRQEDHVELIASENYASPRVMEAQGSQLTNKYAEGYPGKRYYGGCEYVDIAEQLAIDRVKELFGADYANVQPHSGSQANQAVYFALLNPGDTILGMSLAHGGHLTHGAKVNASGKLFNAVQYGVNDAGLIDYDEVERLALEHKPKMVVAGFSAYSQVVDWARMREIADKVGAYLFVDMAHVAGLVAAGVYPNPLPHAHVVTSTTHKTLRGPRGGIIVAKGAGEEIEKKLQSIVFPGIQGGPLMHVIAAKAVAFKEALEPEFKAYQQQVVKNAQAMAKTIIARGYKIVSGGTENHLMLVDMIGKDVSGKQAEEALGKAHITVNKNSVPNDPRKPFVTSGLRIGTPAVTTRGYKEPDCVALAEWICDVLDNPNDDNVIAGVRENVTLQCRQFPVYGG, from the coding sequence ATGTTCAGTCGCACAGACACGATCGCCGCTTTCGATCCCGAACTCGCACAGGCCATCGCTGGCGAGAACAAGCGCCAAGAGGATCATGTCGAGCTGATCGCCAGCGAGAACTACGCCAGCCCGCGGGTGATGGAAGCCCAGGGCAGTCAGCTCACCAACAAATATGCCGAGGGCTATCCGGGCAAGCGCTATTACGGCGGCTGCGAGTACGTGGACATCGCCGAGCAACTGGCCATCGACCGCGTCAAAGAACTGTTCGGTGCCGATTACGCCAATGTGCAGCCGCATTCCGGCAGCCAGGCCAACCAGGCGGTGTACTTCGCCCTGCTCAACCCGGGCGACACCATTCTCGGTATGTCGCTGGCGCATGGCGGCCACCTGACCCACGGCGCGAAGGTGAATGCGTCCGGCAAGTTGTTCAACGCCGTGCAGTACGGGGTGAACGATGCCGGCCTGATCGATTACGACGAGGTCGAGCGTCTCGCCCTGGAACACAAGCCGAAGATGGTCGTCGCCGGTTTCTCTGCATATTCGCAGGTGGTCGATTGGGCGCGGATGCGCGAGATCGCCGATAAGGTGGGCGCGTACTTGTTCGTGGACATGGCGCACGTGGCCGGGCTGGTCGCCGCCGGCGTGTACCCGAATCCGCTGCCGCATGCGCATGTGGTCACCAGCACCACCCACAAGACGCTGCGCGGTCCGCGTGGCGGGATCATCGTTGCGAAAGGTGCGGGCGAGGAAATCGAGAAGAAGCTGCAGAGCATCGTCTTCCCCGGCATTCAGGGCGGCCCGTTGATGCACGTGATCGCGGCCAAGGCGGTGGCCTTCAAGGAAGCGCTGGAGCCGGAATTCAAGGCCTATCAGCAGCAGGTGGTGAAGAACGCGCAGGCGATGGCGAAGACGATCATCGCGCGCGGCTACAAGATCGTCTCCGGCGGCACCGAAAACCACCTGATGCTGGTCGACATGATCGGCAAGGACGTGTCCGGAAAGCAGGCCGAGGAAGCGCTCGGCAAGGCGCATATCACCGTCAACAAGAACTCGGTGCCGAACGATCCGCGCAAGCCCTTCGTCACTTCCGGCCTGCGCATCGGCACGCCGGCGGTCACCACCCGTGGCTACAAGGAACCGGACTGCGTGGCGCTGGCCGAATGGATCTGCGACGTGCTGGACAACCCGAACGACGACAACGTGATCGCCGGCGTGCGCGAGAACGTGACCCTGCAGTGCCGGCAGTTCCCGGTGTATGGCGGATAA
- a CDS encoding LysR family transcriptional regulator, which yields MINISPRQLQVFVETVDAGSLRAAAERLFLTQPAASMALAEMERLLGAPVFDRVRGRLRLNPRGRELLPLARELLERHAEFAQVAAGAAEVIGGELRIGTSNTVGNYRVGELLGGFVREAPQVVVRLRVGNTDDIAAALLAHELDVACVEGTVLHPALESLPWRDDAMLLCVPPTHPLARRRTLTAADLADETWVIREPGSATRALTEQVLGQLPPARSRLELSQTEAIKQAVVAGLGIALLPEVAVRNELQADQLCALRTPFLQPFLQRKLWLLLHRDRYRSALLETFLRATIA from the coding sequence ATGATCAATATCAGCCCGCGCCAGCTGCAGGTGTTCGTGGAGACGGTCGATGCCGGCAGCCTGCGCGCCGCCGCCGAGCGCCTGTTCCTGACCCAGCCGGCGGCCAGCATGGCGCTGGCGGAGATGGAGCGGCTGCTGGGCGCGCCGGTGTTCGATCGCGTGCGCGGCCGATTGCGGCTGAACCCGCGCGGGCGCGAGCTGCTGCCGCTGGCGCGCGAGCTGCTGGAGCGTCATGCGGAGTTCGCCCAGGTGGCGGCAGGCGCGGCCGAGGTGATCGGCGGTGAGCTGCGGATCGGCACCAGCAATACCGTGGGCAATTACCGTGTCGGCGAGCTGCTGGGCGGGTTCGTGCGCGAGGCGCCACAGGTGGTGGTGCGTTTAAGAGTGGGCAATACCGACGACATCGCGGCGGCGCTGCTGGCGCACGAGCTCGATGTGGCCTGCGTCGAAGGCACCGTGCTGCACCCCGCGCTGGAGTCCTTGCCGTGGCGCGACGATGCGATGCTGCTGTGCGTACCGCCGACCCATCCGCTGGCACGGCGTCGCACGCTGACTGCTGCCGATCTGGCCGATGAAACTTGGGTAATCCGCGAACCGGGATCGGCCACCCGCGCCCTGACCGAGCAGGTACTGGGCCAGCTGCCGCCCGCGCGCAGCCGGCTGGAGCTGAGCCAGACCGAGGCCATCAAGCAGGCGGTGGTGGCAGGCCTCGGCATCGCCCTACTGCCTGAAGTGGCAGTGCGCAATGAACTGCAGGCTGACCAGCTGTGCGCGCTGCGCACCCCGTTCCTGCAGCCGTTCCTGCAACGCAAGCTGTGGTTGCTGCTGCACCGAGACCGCTACCGTAGCGCCCTGCTGGAAACTTTCCTGCGGGCTACAATCGCCTGA
- a CDS encoding glycosyltransferase family 2 protein has translation MIDGIAAIVVSYDSAETLDDCLSRLRAAEGIAEIRVVDNDSRDGTLDIVQRHALADPRLRFIANPDNPGFAVACNQGAMGSHAPWLAFVNPDCLVEPDSLARMRAYADASVMALIGADLVDDGGVRDDAARRHDPDFMAMLRDRSQAQLGIEFDGAVPVQFVDAVSGALMLMPRVLFAHVGGFDEGYRLHAEDLDLCRRVREAGATVACANDVRVVHVRGVSSRSRPLFVEWHKHRGFWRYFTKFEAPCRGLFARAAVFAMIWGRFPFAVLRAAMRAQR, from the coding sequence ATGATCGACGGCATCGCCGCCATCGTGGTCAGCTACGACAGCGCCGAGACGCTGGATGACTGCCTGTCGCGACTGCGCGCGGCCGAAGGCATCGCCGAGATCCGCGTGGTCGACAATGATTCGCGTGACGGCACGCTGGATATCGTGCAACGCCATGCCTTGGCCGACCCCCGCCTGCGTTTCATCGCCAATCCGGACAACCCCGGCTTCGCGGTGGCCTGCAACCAGGGCGCGATGGGCTCGCATGCGCCATGGCTGGCCTTCGTCAATCCGGACTGCCTGGTCGAACCCGATTCGTTGGCGCGGATGCGCGCGTACGCCGATGCATCCGTCATGGCACTGATTGGCGCGGACCTGGTCGATGACGGCGGCGTCCGCGATGACGCTGCGCGTCGCCATGATCCGGACTTCATGGCGATGCTGCGCGATCGCTCGCAGGCGCAGCTTGGAATCGAATTCGATGGCGCGGTGCCGGTGCAGTTCGTGGATGCGGTATCGGGCGCGCTGATGCTGATGCCGCGCGTCCTGTTCGCGCATGTCGGCGGTTTCGACGAAGGCTACCGCCTGCATGCGGAAGACCTGGATCTGTGCCGGCGCGTACGCGAAGCGGGCGCAACCGTCGCCTGCGCAAACGATGTGCGTGTGGTGCATGTGCGCGGCGTGTCGTCGCGGTCGCGACCGCTGTTCGTGGAGTGGCACAAGCACCGCGGCTTCTGGCGCTACTTCACGAAGTTCGAAGCGCCGTGCCGCGGCCTGTTCGCGCGTGCGGCCGTGTTCGCGATGATCTGGGGGCGGTTCCCGTTCGCGGTGCTGCGCGCGGCGATGCGCGCTCAGCGGTAG
- the ettA gene encoding energy-dependent translational throttle protein EttA → MSSQYIYTMNRVSKVVPPKRQIIKDISLSFFPGAKIGLLGLNGAGKSTVLKIMAGVDTDFEGEARPQPGIKVGYLEQEPRLNPEQTVRQAVEEGVGEVLQAQARLDEVYAAYAEDGADFDALAKEQERLEAILAAGDAHTLENQLEVAADALRLPPWDAVIGKLSGGEKRRVALCRLLLQKPDMLLLDEPTNHLDAESVEWLEQFLARYTGTVVAVTHDRYFLDNAAEWILELDRGRGIPWKGNYTEWLMQKDERLKQEDNQEKARQKAIQKELEWARQNAKGGRSKGKARLARIEELQAVDYQKRNETNEIFIPPGERLGQKVIEFKNVSKKFGDRLLIDDLSFNVPPGAIVGIIGPNGAGKSTLFRMITGQEKPDTGSIDMGPTVNLAYVDQSRDALTGNHNVFQEISGGLDILNINGIEIQSRAYIGRFNFKGQDQQKMVGSLSGGERGRLHMAKTLLQGGNVLLLDEPSNDLDIETLRALEDALLEFPGNTFVISHDRWFLDRIATHILAFEGDSHVEFFQGNYREYEEDKKRRLGDDAGPHRLRFKALK, encoded by the coding sequence ATGTCCTCGCAATACATCTACACCATGAACAGGGTATCCAAGGTGGTCCCGCCCAAGCGGCAGATCATCAAGGACATCTCGCTGAGCTTCTTCCCCGGCGCCAAGATCGGCCTGCTGGGTCTGAACGGCGCCGGCAAATCCACCGTGCTGAAGATCATGGCCGGCGTGGATACCGACTTCGAGGGCGAAGCCCGCCCGCAACCCGGCATCAAGGTGGGTTATCTGGAGCAGGAGCCGCGCCTGAATCCCGAGCAGACCGTACGCCAGGCGGTCGAGGAAGGCGTGGGCGAAGTGCTGCAGGCGCAGGCCCGGCTGGACGAGGTCTATGCCGCCTATGCCGAGGACGGCGCCGATTTCGACGCGCTGGCCAAGGAGCAGGAGCGGCTTGAAGCCATCCTCGCCGCCGGCGATGCGCACACGCTGGAAAATCAGTTGGAAGTCGCCGCCGATGCGCTGCGCCTGCCGCCGTGGGATGCGGTGATCGGCAAGCTGTCCGGTGGCGAGAAGCGTCGCGTGGCGTTGTGCCGCCTGCTGCTGCAGAAGCCGGACATGCTGCTGCTCGACGAACCGACCAACCACTTGGACGCCGAATCCGTCGAGTGGCTGGAGCAGTTCCTGGCCCGCTACACCGGCACCGTGGTGGCGGTCACCCACGATCGCTACTTCCTCGACAATGCCGCCGAGTGGATCCTGGAACTCGACCGCGGCCGCGGCATCCCGTGGAAGGGCAACTACACCGAATGGTTGATGCAGAAGGACGAGCGCCTGAAGCAGGAAGACAACCAGGAAAAGGCGCGGCAGAAGGCGATCCAGAAGGAACTGGAATGGGCGCGGCAGAACGCCAAGGGCGGCCGTTCCAAGGGCAAGGCGCGTTTGGCGCGCATCGAGGAACTGCAGGCCGTCGATTACCAGAAGCGCAACGAGACCAATGAAATCTTCATCCCGCCGGGCGAGCGCCTGGGGCAGAAGGTCATCGAGTTCAAGAACGTGTCGAAGAAGTTCGGCGACCGCCTGCTGATCGACGACCTCAGCTTCAACGTGCCGCCGGGTGCCATCGTCGGCATCATCGGCCCCAACGGCGCCGGCAAGTCCACCCTGTTCCGCATGATCACCGGGCAGGAAAAGCCGGACACCGGCAGCATCGACATGGGCCCGACCGTGAACCTGGCTTACGTGGACCAGAGCCGCGATGCGCTGACCGGCAACCACAACGTGTTCCAGGAAATCTCCGGCGGCCTGGACATCCTCAACATCAACGGCATCGAGATCCAGTCGCGCGCCTACATCGGCCGCTTCAACTTCAAGGGGCAGGATCAACAGAAGATGGTGGGCTCGCTGTCCGGTGGTGAGCGCGGCCGCCTGCACATGGCCAAGACCCTGCTGCAGGGCGGCAATGTGCTGCTGCTGGACGAACCGTCCAACGACCTGGACATCGAAACCCTGCGCGCGCTGGAAGACGCGTTGCTGGAATTCCCCGGCAACACCTTCGTCATCTCGCACGACCGCTGGTTCCTGGATCGCATCGCGACGCACATCCTCGCCTTCGAAGGCGACAGCCACGTGGAGTTCTTCCAAGGCAACTACCGCGAGTACGAGGAAGACAAGAAGCGCCGCCTCGGCGACGATGCCGGCCCGCACCGGTTGCGGTTCAAGGCACTCAAGTAA
- the pyrF gene encoding orotidine-5'-phosphate decarboxylase: MGFTEKLRARWNASNSLVCVGLDPDPAKFPDAFVDDEDALFGFCRDIVDATAEYACAFKPQIAYFAAHNDGEAQLQRLIAHINSAHPDVPVILDAKRGDIGSTAEQYAVEAFDRFGADAVTLNPYMGRDSAAPFLQRNDRGCVFLCHTSNPGARDFQELLVDGEPLYQRIARTIASEWNADGNCALVVGATFPEELKLIREIVGDMPLLIPGIGAQGGDVEATVRNGKTADGSGLMINSSRGILYASQGSDYADAATRAARELRDTINRYR, translated from the coding sequence ATGGGCTTCACCGAAAAACTGCGCGCACGCTGGAACGCATCGAATTCGCTGGTCTGCGTGGGATTGGATCCCGACCCGGCGAAATTCCCGGATGCCTTCGTCGATGACGAGGACGCGTTGTTTGGTTTCTGCCGCGACATCGTCGATGCCACCGCCGAATACGCCTGCGCGTTCAAGCCGCAGATCGCCTACTTCGCCGCGCACAACGATGGCGAGGCGCAGCTGCAGCGGCTGATCGCGCACATCAATAGCGCGCATCCGGACGTGCCGGTGATCCTGGACGCCAAGCGCGGCGACATCGGCAGCACTGCAGAGCAGTACGCGGTGGAAGCCTTCGACCGCTTCGGCGCCGACGCAGTGACGCTCAACCCCTACATGGGTCGCGATTCGGCCGCACCGTTCCTGCAGCGCAATGACCGTGGCTGCGTGTTCCTCTGCCACACCTCCAACCCCGGTGCGCGCGATTTCCAGGAGCTGCTGGTCGATGGCGAACCCTTGTACCAGCGCATCGCCCGTACCATCGCGAGCGAATGGAATGCCGATGGCAACTGCGCGCTGGTGGTGGGTGCCACCTTCCCGGAAGAACTGAAACTGATCCGCGAGATCGTCGGCGACATGCCCCTGCTGATCCCCGGAATCGGCGCACAGGGCGGCGATGTGGAAGCCACCGTGCGCAACGGCAAGACCGCCGACGGCAGCGGGCTGATGATCAATTCCTCGCGCGGGATTTTGTATGCCTCGCAAGGCTCGGATTACGCGGATGCCGCCACACGTGCCGCACGCGAACTGCGCGACACGATCAACCGCTACCGCTGA